A genomic region of Methanobrevibacter oralis contains the following coding sequences:
- a CDS encoding glycosyltransferase family 2 protein: MIKVSVVIPVYNVEDFLEECLDSVINQTLEDIEVICIDDGSTDNSLEILNNYSKKDSRIQIIIQENQGHAVATNNGIKLAKGKYLFLMDSDDILELNALEETYNVADGDNLDFVIFQAVNYYMDTKLVRSEKYSMNALADYVGDRVFNYKDIKEFIFKITVTPWSKLYNREFILNSDAKFPDGLIFDDNVFFFDILFSAKRIGFLKKHLFKRRWHSSSSTTYGGSKFIDYIKISNLIWDVFKKHDVFDEFKEGLYSKKTATVYYWYKKINDKFKQDYFNEMKKDYLKLANNKDFIYNLNKNNKLIFESVLKSNNYHEFDLKMKNKKSISSILDKILRFF, translated from the coding sequence ATGATTAAAGTTTCTGTTGTTATTCCTGTTTATAATGTTGAAGATTTTTTAGAGGAATGTTTAGATAGTGTTATTAATCAAACTTTAGAGGATATTGAAGTTATTTGTATTGACGATGGATCAACTGATAATTCCTTAGAAATTCTTAATAACTATTCAAAAAAAGATAGTAGAATCCAAATAATAATTCAGGAAAATCAGGGGCATGCTGTAGCTACAAATAATGGAATAAAATTAGCTAAGGGTAAATATTTATTTTTAATGGATTCAGATGATATTTTAGAGTTAAATGCTCTTGAAGAGACATATAATGTAGCTGACGGGGATAATTTGGACTTTGTTATTTTTCAAGCAGTTAATTATTACATGGATACTAAACTTGTTAGAAGCGAGAAATATAGTATGAATGCTTTAGCGGATTATGTTGGAGATAGAGTTTTTAATTATAAGGATATTAAAGAATTTATATTTAAAATTACTGTTACACCTTGGAGTAAATTATATAATAGGGAATTTATTTTAAATTCAGATGCTAAATTTCCAGATGGTCTTATTTTTGATGATAATGTATTTTTCTTTGATATTCTCTTTTCTGCTAAAAGAATTGGATTTTTAAAGAAACATTTATTTAAAAGACGTTGGCATTCATCATCTTCAACTACTTATGGCGGTTCTAAATTTATTGATTATATAAAGATTTCAAACTTAATATGGGACGTTTTTAAAAAACATGATGTTTTTGATGAATTTAAGGAAGGACTTTATTCTAAAAAAACAGCTACGGTTTATTATTGGTATAAAAAGATTAATGATAAGTTTAAGCAAGATTATTTTAATGAAATGAAAAAAGATTATCTTAAATTAGCTAATAATAAAGATTTTATATATAATTTAAATAAAAATAATAAATTAATATTTGAAAGTGTTTTAAAATCAAATAATTATCATGAGTTTGATTTAAAAATGAAAAATAAAAAATCTATTAGTTCAATTTTGGATAAAATTTTAAGATTTTTTTAA
- a CDS encoding glycosyltransferase family 2 protein, whose product MTKISVIVPVYNVEDYLGECLDSLITQTLSDIEIICINDGSTDNSLEILTNYSKRDSRIKIITQENKGLSSARNRGFEFINGKYTYFIDSDDILKSDALEKLYNLACDKNTDFIIFKLINFDSETKEFSKNDYFEAKKLAKRVENKVFNYKDIIDIVFSTPVSTPGNFYKSEFVKNFRFIENKIFEDNLFFAECIFNAKRVYFLNQHLYYRRIRPDSITTTPTKNYVDRIYISNRIFDLTKKLNLFEDCKKQLYNKKINLAYNYLFELEGEDREYFFSEVKKDFQNKKEEFEGDHDFLKVLYPKSKKIFYAGLSSTSANEFKLAVESETSDHSVTLEKENDGFKKKIKKDFKSLIPFKNINFKFLKFK is encoded by the coding sequence ATGACAAAAATATCTGTTATAGTTCCAGTTTATAATGTTGAAGACTATTTAGGTGAATGCTTAGATAGTCTAATCACACAAACACTTAGTGACATTGAAATAATTTGCATAAATGATGGATCTACAGATAATTCTCTAGAAATATTAACTAACTACTCAAAAAGGGACTCAAGAATTAAAATCATAACACAAGAAAATAAAGGACTATCAAGTGCTAGAAATCGGGGTTTTGAATTTATAAATGGCAAATACACTTATTTTATAGATAGTGATGATATTTTAAAGTCAGATGCATTAGAAAAGCTATATAATTTGGCTTGTGATAAAAACACTGATTTTATAATTTTTAAATTAATCAACTTTGACAGCGAAACTAAAGAATTTTCTAAAAACGATTACTTTGAGGCTAAAAAATTAGCTAAACGGGTTGAAAATAAAGTATTTAATTATAAAGACATTATTGATATTGTATTTTCAACACCTGTAAGTACTCCTGGAAATTTCTATAAAAGTGAATTTGTAAAAAACTTTCGATTTATTGAAAATAAGATATTTGAAGATAACTTATTCTTTGCAGAATGTATTTTCAATGCAAAAAGAGTCTATTTTTTAAACCAACATTTATATTACAGAAGAATAAGACCAGATTCAATTACAACAACACCTACAAAAAATTATGTAGACAGAATTTATATTTCAAATCGGATTTTTGATTTAACAAAGAAATTAAATCTTTTTGAAGATTGTAAAAAACAGCTCTACAATAAAAAGATTAATCTAGCTTATAATTATTTGTTTGAGCTAGAAGGTGAAGATAGAGAATATTTTTTTAGTGAGGTTAAAAAGGATTTTCAAAACAAGAAAGAAGAGTTTGAAGGGGATCATGATTTTTTAAAAGTTTTATATCCAAAATCAAAGAAAATATTCTATGCAGGATTATCATCTACTTCCGCTAATGAATTTAAATTAGCTGTTGAGAGTGAAACATCGGATCATAGTGTCACATTAGAAAAAGAAAATGATGGCTTTAAGAAAAAAATAAAAAAGGATTTTAAATCATTAATTCCTTTTAAAAATATTAATTTTAAATTTTTAAAGTTTAAATGA
- a CDS encoding UDP-glucose dehydrogenase family protein: MNITVIGAGYVGIVTCACFSKMGNKVYCVDIDNQKINNLKNNIMPIYEPNLKTLVKECQNKNDLLFTNNLKEALDDSNIIFIAVGTPMDDDGSVNLDYIFSAARDIANNITRDSLVVVKSTVPVGTCFKIKKYIENILDEKNSSVKINIASNPEFLKEGNAIEDCLHPDRVIIGCDNYEIYEILKDLYSSFVLNHDRFIFMDIKSAEMTKYVSNAMLATKISFMNEIANICDVTGVNIKNIRLGVGSDKRIGYDYIYSGCGYGGSCFSKDVRALIKTAENNGYRTNILPNVEMVNKKQKMLLIRKIVDKFGEDLSALNFAIWGLSFKPDTDDVREATSLVVISEIIKKGGKVKVYDPKAQSEFKKEISNDYLSSIEFTNNRYDALNDCDALVLITEWKEFRNPDFDILSKRLKRKIIFDGRNIYNKRIINLGFELYQIGC, translated from the coding sequence GTGAATATTACAGTTATTGGTGCTGGTTATGTAGGTATTGTAACTTGTGCATGTTTTTCAAAGATGGGAAATAAAGTTTATTGTGTTGATATTGATAATCAAAAAATTAATAACCTTAAAAATAACATAATGCCTATTTATGAACCTAATTTAAAAACACTTGTTAAGGAATGTCAAAATAAAAACGATTTATTATTTACAAATAATCTTAAAGAAGCATTAGATGACTCAAATATTATTTTTATAGCTGTAGGTACTCCAATGGATGATGATGGAAGTGTTAATTTAGATTATATTTTTTCTGCTGCTCGTGATATTGCAAATAATATTACTAGAGATTCCTTAGTTGTTGTTAAATCAACAGTACCAGTAGGGACATGTTTTAAAATAAAAAAATACATTGAAAATATTCTTGATGAAAAAAATTCTTCAGTTAAAATTAATATTGCATCAAATCCAGAATTTTTAAAGGAGGGTAATGCTATTGAAGACTGTTTACATCCAGATCGTGTGATAATTGGGTGTGATAATTATGAAATTTATGAAATTTTAAAAGATTTATATTCTTCTTTTGTTTTAAATCATGATAGATTTATTTTTATGGATATTAAAAGTGCTGAAATGACTAAATATGTTTCTAATGCAATGCTTGCTACTAAAATTTCATTTATGAATGAAATAGCTAATATTTGTGATGTTACAGGAGTTAATATTAAAAACATTCGCTTAGGTGTTGGTTCCGATAAAAGAATTGGTTATGATTATATTTATTCTGGATGTGGATATGGAGGAAGTTGTTTTTCAAAAGATGTTCGTGCACTAATTAAAACTGCTGAAAATAATGGTTATAGAACAAACATATTACCTAATGTTGAGATGGTCAATAAAAAACAGAAAATGCTTTTAATAAGAAAGATTGTAGATAAATTTGGTGAAGATTTATCAGCTCTTAATTTTGCTATTTGGGGTCTTTCATTTAAACCAGATACGGATGATGTAAGGGAAGCTACATCACTTGTTGTAATCTCAGAAATTATTAAAAAAGGCGGTAAAGTCAAAGTATATGATCCTAAAGCTCAAAGTGAATTTAAAAAAGAGATTTCCAACGACTATCTAAGTTCTATCGAATTTACAAATAACCGTTATGATGCTTTAAATGATTGTGATGCATTAGTTTTAATTACTGAATGGAAAGAATTTAGAAATCCTGATTTTGATATTTTATCAAAAAGATTAAAGCGAAAAATCATTTTTGATGGCAGGAACATTTACAATAAACGAATTATAAATTTAGGCTTTGAATTATATCAAATTGGATGCTAG
- a CDS encoding epoxyqueuosine reductase: MVFEMELKKYLLDLGVSKVGFADIDGLASDFLDLPNGISLILKLPKKCVDYIENDEYDKYWMLFHKTMAEITKIALLGEEFIKNKGYNAFALTMDRNECDMEKLLSILPLKTIATKSGLGWIGRSSLFVCEEYGSAVCLSGILTDMPIEFAHSIEDSYCDDCEECQDACPVAAINPTKWNSRLNRSDIIDIEVCSEYVIDQFRKGSGCSKCLSECKLTQEYYKKI; this comes from the coding sequence ATGGTATTTGAAATGGAACTTAAAAAGTATTTATTGGATTTAGGTGTAAGTAAAGTTGGGTTTGCAGATATAGATGGCTTAGCATCTGATTTTTTAGATTTACCTAATGGAATTAGTCTTATTTTAAAACTTCCTAAAAAATGCGTTGATTATATTGAAAATGATGAATATGATAAATATTGGATGCTATTTCACAAAACAATGGCTGAAATTACTAAAATTGCACTTTTGGGTGAGGAATTTATTAAAAATAAAGGTTATAATGCTTTTGCTCTTACAATGGATAGAAATGAATGTGATATGGAAAAATTATTAAGCATTTTACCTTTAAAAACAATAGCTACAAAATCAGGCCTTGGTTGGATTGGTAGGTCTTCTCTTTTTGTATGTGAGGAATATGGCTCAGCGGTTTGTCTTTCGGGTATTTTAACTGATATGCCAATTGAATTTGCACATTCAATTGAAGATTCTTATTGTGATGATTGTGAAGAATGCCAAGATGCTTGTCCTGTTGCTGCAATTAACCCTACTAAGTGGAATTCACGGCTTAATAGATCAGATATTATAGATATTGAAGTTTGTAGTGAATATGTAATTGATCAATTTAGAAAAGGTAGTGGTTGTAGTAAATGTTTATCTGAGTGTAAATTAACTCAGGAATACTATAAGAAAATTTAG
- a CDS encoding glycosyltransferase family 2 protein, whose amino-acid sequence MPKVSVIIPVYNAQKYLKEALDSVLNQSLKSIEVICIDDGSIDNSFNILNEYSLKDNRIKIFKQENKGAGAARNFALNQSKGKYIYFMDADDILDTNALKQFYKISEENSLDFLIFQAINYNEEKSTYYNIPIYLMDDLINDKVFSFDELDDNIFKINVTAWSKFYNKDYLLKIGAIFPEGVIFEDNLFFWKTMFHAKRILFYKKCLYIHRIHLKSSTRLCDERFIDTIKINNLIVQEFINEGYFDKYKKELFNKKVMLTSVRYRTVHEDFKKYFYEKIVEDFTKILNHEYYDDFRDSLGEINTLRFENAILSKNFKEYDLKSQYIELKRENREILKENNSLKRQINKLNKKNKQLLSSKSWKITKIFRRN is encoded by the coding sequence ATGCCTAAGGTTTCTGTTATTATTCCAGTTTATAATGCTCAAAAATATTTAAAAGAAGCATTAGACAGTGTTTTGAATCAAAGTTTAAAAAGTATAGAAGTTATTTGTATTGATGACGGGTCAATCGATAATTCTTTTAATATTTTAAATGAATATTCATTAAAGGATAATCGTATTAAAATATTTAAACAAGAAAATAAAGGTGCAGGAGCTGCCCGTAATTTTGCTTTAAATCAATCTAAGGGTAAATATATTTATTTTATGGATGCTGATGATATTTTAGATACAAATGCTTTAAAACAGTTTTATAAAATATCAGAAGAAAATTCACTTGATTTTTTAATTTTCCAGGCTATTAATTATAATGAAGAAAAAAGCACTTATTATAATATTCCAATATATTTAATGGATGATTTAATAAATGATAAAGTATTTTCTTTTGATGAATTAGATGATAATATTTTTAAGATCAATGTAACTGCATGGTCTAAGTTTTACAATAAAGACTATTTATTAAAAATCGGTGCAATTTTTCCCGAGGGAGTAATATTTGAGGATAATTTATTTTTTTGGAAAACAATGTTTCATGCAAAAAGAATATTATTTTACAAAAAATGTTTATATATTCATAGAATACACTTAAAATCATCAACTAGACTTTGTGATGAACGTTTTATTGATACAATTAAAATTAATAATTTAATTGTCCAAGAATTTATTAATGAAGGATATTTTGATAAATATAAAAAAGAATTATTTAATAAAAAGGTAATGCTTACATCTGTTAGATATAGAACTGTTCATGAGGATTTTAAGAAGTATTTTTACGAAAAAATAGTGGAAGATTTTACAAAAATTCTTAATCATGAATATTATGATGATTTTAGAGATAGTTTAGGTGAAATCAATACTCTTAGATTTGAAAATGCAATTTTATCAAAGAATTTCAAAGAATATGATTTAAAAAGCCAATATATCGAACTTAAACGTGAAAATAGGGAAATTTTAAAAGAAAATAATAGCTTAAAAAGGCAGATTAATAAGTTAAATAAGAAAAATAAGCAATTATTATCTTCAAAAAGTTGGAAGATTACTAAAATATTTAGGAGAAATTAA
- a CDS encoding amino acid ABC transporter permease — MILTTAISQLFGGLITSVEIFILTLLFSIPLGFLVAGGRMSRIKPLSALMKVYISIMRGTPLMLQLIVIFFAPYYIFGLNLSSDYRFFAVIIAFSINYAAYFAEIFRGGIEAIPKGQYEAAQVLGYNKLETFFIVILPQVVKIILPAVTNEVITLVKDTSLSFVIAIPEMFTVAKQIAAADASITALLVAGIFYYVFNAVVAFVMARFEKKLSYYD; from the coding sequence ATGATTTTAACAACAGCAATAAGTCAACTTTTTGGAGGTTTAATTACCTCAGTAGAAATATTTATACTTACTTTATTATTTTCAATCCCTCTTGGTTTTTTAGTAGCTGGTGGGAGAATGAGTCGTATAAAACCTTTAAGTGCTTTAATGAAGGTGTATATTTCTATTATGAGAGGTACTCCATTAATGTTGCAGTTAATTGTGATATTTTTCGCACCTTATTATATATTTGGTCTTAATTTATCTAGTGATTATAGATTTTTTGCAGTTATTATTGCATTTTCTATAAATTATGCTGCTTATTTTGCTGAGATATTTAGAGGTGGAATTGAGGCTATTCCAAAAGGTCAGTATGAAGCTGCTCAAGTTTTAGGATATAATAAACTAGAAACATTCTTCATTGTTATTCTACCTCAAGTAGTCAAAATTATTCTCCCTGCTGTAACAAATGAAGTAATTACTTTAGTAAAAGATACTTCTCTTTCATTTGTAATAGCTATTCCTGAGATGTTTACTGTAGCTAAACAAATTGCAGCTGCAGATGCATCTATTACAGCCCTTCTTGTTGCAGGTATATTTTATTATGTTTTCAATGCAGTTGTTGCTTTTGTAATGGCTCGCTTTGAGAAAAAATTAAGTTATTATGATTAG
- a CDS encoding glycosyltransferase family 2 protein — protein MVKVSVIIPVYNASNYLKESLNSILNQTLDDIEVICVDDDSQDNSYDILVDFASKNSNILVLNQKHNGGGAARNMALKHAKGKYIYFMDADDILDKKALDEFYHIAEEKSLDFLIFQAINYDDDTGEYFETAKYSMNKLYDFVEDNIFSFDDLGDYIFNVNMTPWCKFYNREFILKTGARFAEGLIFHDNIFHWQMFFDAKRIYFYKKSYYTRRRHSKSSTGACDERHINTIKINNLIIQEFINHGYFDKYKKKLYNKKLNTIFLRYSEIQDQFKSSFYDAMKKDFSKILNHEKYDEVMHCLNELNKDRFTSVIKADNFEEFELLLLNVDLRNENRKLKVKNRKLKKDVKKAKKLNKSIINSNSWKLTKPLRALKRWHDA, from the coding sequence ATGGTAAAAGTTTCAGTTATTATTCCAGTTTATAATGCTTCTAATTATCTAAAAGAATCTCTTAATTCTATTTTAAATCAGACATTAGATGATATTGAAGTTATTTGTGTTGATGATGATTCACAAGATAATTCATATGATATTTTAGTTGATTTTGCATCTAAGAATAGTAATATTTTAGTTTTAAATCAAAAACATAATGGTGGTGGAGCTGCTCGTAATATGGCTTTAAAACATGCTAAAGGTAAATATATTTATTTTATGGATGCTGATGATATTTTAGATAAAAAAGCTTTGGATGAGTTTTATCATATAGCAGAAGAAAAATCGCTTGATTTTTTAATTTTTCAAGCTATTAATTATGATGATGATACTGGAGAGTATTTTGAAACTGCTAAATATTCAATGAATAAGTTATATGATTTTGTAGAGGATAATATCTTTTCTTTTGATGATTTAGGAGATTATATTTTTAATGTTAATATGACTCCTTGGTGTAAGTTTTATAATCGAGAATTTATTTTAAAAACTGGTGCTAGATTTGCTGAGGGATTGATTTTTCATGATAATATTTTTCATTGGCAAATGTTTTTCGATGCAAAAAGAATATATTTTTATAAAAAATCTTACTATACAAGAAGAAGACATTCTAAATCATCAACAGGGGCTTGTGATGAACGTCATATTAACACAATTAAAATAAACAATCTAATTATTCAGGAATTTATTAATCACGGATATTTTGATAAATATAAAAAAAAATTATATAATAAAAAATTAAATACTATTTTTTTAAGATACTCTGAGATTCAAGATCAGTTTAAATCCTCTTTTTATGATGCTATGAAGAAAGATTTTTCTAAAATTCTAAATCATGAAAAATACGATGAAGTTATGCACTGTTTAAATGAACTTAATAAAGACAGGTTTACAAGTGTAATTAAAGCCGATAATTTTGAAGAATTTGAATTATTACTTTTAAACGTTGATTTGAGAAATGAAAATAGAAAATTAAAAGTTAAAAATAGAAAATTAAAAAAAGATGTAAAAAAAGCCAAGAAGTTAAATAAGTCAATTATCAATTCTAATAGTTGGAAATTAACTAAACCTTTAAGAGCTTTAAAAAGGTGGCATGATGCCTAA
- a CDS encoding glycosyltransferase family 2 protein, producing MVKISIIIPVYNASKYLKETIMSVVNQSFKDFEIICIDDGSLDNSLEILNELSDNYNHVKILKQFNQGAGKARNYGLDEAKGDYVAFLDADDIYVDEHALEMLYKVAIENDADIVCGNLKKITQDRVLIDNPNCKENNYYCFDEFCTISPAEYGVPWAFYKNIFKKSFLDDNNIRFKDLIRGQDPVFLSEALANVEVLYGVPVDFYAYMFPLRGKPYYKVNTSLKKLHYITHYKDTFDILEKAGLFNLSEQYKPKFIKYLNYSIKTQNLEIYKLVIDVFGKNNDYFDNFQNEYNLFIASHMMHMLLINDNNDYFNKIREELNNLDILNNNLLPIELYENIKLLFEATNYKEYKNKYFKLKISQIKREYDLLTEKNNSLIDENTKLNSKLKNQKELTNALLNSKSWKITSVLRKIKKQH from the coding sequence ATGGTTAAAATTTCTATTATAATTCCAGTTTATAATGCAAGTAAGTACCTTAAAGAAACAATAATGAGTGTGGTTAATCAATCATTTAAAGATTTTGAGATTATTTGCATTGATGATGGATCATTAGATAATTCGTTAGAAATTTTAAATGAATTATCTGATAATTATAATCATGTTAAAATACTTAAACAATTTAATCAAGGGGCAGGTAAAGCTCGTAATTATGGTTTAGATGAAGCTAAAGGGGATTATGTTGCTTTTTTAGATGCTGATGATATTTATGTTGATGAACATGCATTGGAAATGCTTTATAAGGTAGCTATTGAAAATGATGCTGATATTGTTTGTGGGAATTTGAAAAAAATCACACAAGATCGGGTTTTAATCGATAATCCTAATTGTAAGGAGAATAATTATTATTGTTTTGATGAGTTTTGCACTATTTCTCCTGCTGAATATGGTGTCCCATGGGCGTTTTATAAAAATATTTTTAAAAAATCTTTTTTAGATGATAATAACATACGATTTAAGGATTTAATTAGAGGTCAAGATCCTGTATTTCTATCTGAGGCATTAGCTAATGTGGAAGTTCTTTATGGTGTTCCAGTTGATTTTTATGCATATATGTTTCCTCTTAGAGGAAAGCCTTATTATAAAGTTAACACTAGCTTAAAAAAATTACATTATATTACCCATTATAAAGATACTTTTGATATTTTAGAAAAAGCAGGTTTATTTAATTTATCTGAACAATATAAGCCTAAATTTATTAAATATCTTAATTATTCTATTAAAACTCAAAACCTTGAAATTTATAAATTGGTTATAGATGTTTTTGGTAAAAATAATGATTACTTTGATAACTTTCAAAATGAATATAATTTATTTATTGCATCTCATATGATGCATATGCTTTTAATTAATGATAATAATGATTATTTTAATAAAATACGTGAAGAACTTAATAATTTGGATATATTGAATAATAATTTGCTTCCAATTGAGCTATATGAAAATATTAAATTATTATTTGAAGCTACTAATTATAAAGAATATAAAAATAAATATTTTAAATTAAAAATAAGTCAGATTAAAAGAGAATATGATTTATTAACTGAAAAGAACAATTCATTAATAGATGAAAATACAAAATTAAATAGTAAGTTAAAAAATCAAAAAGAATTAACAAATGCTCTTTTAAATTCAAAAAGTTGGAAAATAACAAGTGTTTTAAGAAAAATTAAAAAACAACATTAA
- a CDS encoding glycosyltransferase family protein gives MNKTLVISYFFPPSNFTSAVVQAKRIISNKEHVDLLYVDDGGSYNSLRELVDEFIDLKIPIKINAENKLDIIKEFNNSISHIKKDYSAVYSRSWPEYNHFLALEYKLENPNVLWRAEFSDPIFVNIDNSRRKNKLNFDDDYINKVNSKIAKLNKDLPLIANPVNTFALVEYLTFIFADEIIFTNYNQREIMLKSSPWDVYDLVVSKSIIKAHPTLDNDYYNIKSSDIDLDDDCINIAYFGNDYYSQRHFESLFYAYDSLVHKYKNKIKFYFFLSNDKLFRLFIKDLEITNNIIIKKPIDYLEFLNACNKFDVLLVNDVITNYSFEFNPYLPSKLADYLGSSSDIWAICESGSILCGVDCRYKSDIHDYDSSREVLLKLLNDYNLSDENFEFNSGYVDYRLTILNELVEEEYNKNVKLNKQIKSLKGQLKHVRNKNNEMLSSKSWKLTKIFRKK, from the coding sequence ATGAATAAAACATTAGTTATATCTTATTTTTTCCCACCAAGTAATTTTACATCAGCAGTTGTTCAAGCCAAACGAATTATATCAAATAAGGAACATGTTGATTTATTATATGTAGATGATGGAGGTAGCTACAATAGCTTAAGAGAGTTGGTCGATGAGTTCATTGATTTAAAAATCCCGATTAAGATTAATGCTGAAAACAAACTGGATATAATTAAAGAATTTAATAATTCAATTTCGCATATTAAAAAAGATTATAGTGCTGTTTATAGTAGGTCATGGCCTGAATATAATCATTTTTTAGCTTTAGAATATAAACTTGAAAATCCTAATGTTCTTTGGAGGGCTGAGTTTTCAGATCCTATTTTTGTTAATATTGATAATTCAAGAAGAAAAAACAAACTAAATTTTGATGATGACTATATTAATAAAGTTAATAGTAAAATAGCTAAATTAAATAAGGACTTACCATTGATAGCTAATCCTGTTAATACATTTGCCTTAGTTGAGTATTTAACATTTATTTTTGCTGATGAAATAATTTTTACTAATTATAATCAAAGAGAGATCATGTTAAAATCATCGCCATGGGATGTTTATGATTTGGTTGTGTCTAAATCAATTATTAAGGCTCATCCAACACTCGATAATGATTATTACAATATTAAATCATCAGATATTGATTTAGATGATGATTGTATTAATATTGCTTATTTTGGAAATGACTATTATAGTCAAAGACATTTTGAAAGCTTATTTTACGCTTATGATTCATTAGTTCACAAATATAAGAATAAAATTAAGTTTTATTTCTTTTTATCTAATGATAAATTATTTAGATTATTTATTAAAGATTTAGAAATAACTAATAACATCATTATTAAAAAACCGATTGATTATTTGGAATTTTTAAATGCGTGTAATAAATTTGATGTTTTACTTGTAAATGATGTTATTACTAATTATTCATTTGAATTTAACCCATATTTGCCATCAAAACTTGCTGATTATTTAGGCTCTAGTAGTGATATTTGGGCAATCTGTGAAAGTGGCAGTATTTTATGTGGTGTTGATTGTAGATATAAATCTGATATTCATGATTATGACTCTTCTCGAGAAGTATTGCTTAAATTATTAAATGATTATAATTTGTCCGATGAAAACTTTGAATTTAATAGTGGCTATGTAGATTATAGGCTAACAATTTTAAATGAATTAGTTGAAGAGGAATATAATAAAAATGTCAAGCTAAATAAACAAATCAAATCTCTTAAGGGTCAACTTAAACATGTAAGGAATAAAAATAATGAAATGTTATCATCAAAGAGTTGGAAGTTAACAAAAATATTTAGAAAAAAATAG
- a CDS encoding amino acid ABC transporter substrate-binding protein yields the protein MNKKIGLILAIVIILFLIIGTASAGWFDGLLGGQSSSDNDDKTLVVGFDAEFPPYGYKDDNGSYTGFDLDLAKEVCKRNNWTFKAQPIDWDAKDAELESGSIDCIWNGFTINGRENDYTWSDAYIDNKQVIVVKSDSDISSLDDLKGKTVETQKDSSALGALEGDNKTLADTFATLTQVADYNTAFMDLESGVCDAVAIDIGVAQYQVSSKENPDDYTILNDTISSEQYGIGFKKGNTDLKDQVQKTLDEMFKDGTVAKIAEKYSDSGVPGSLITK from the coding sequence ATGAATAAAAAGATAGGTTTAATATTAGCTATAGTAATAATATTATTTTTAATAATAGGTACTGCTAGTGCTGGTTGGTTTGATGGTTTATTAGGAGGCCAATCAAGTTCTGATAATGATGATAAAACTCTTGTTGTTGGTTTTGATGCTGAATTTCCTCCATATGGATATAAGGATGATAATGGAAGTTATACTGGTTTTGATTTAGATTTAGCTAAAGAAGTCTGTAAAAGAAATAATTGGACATTTAAAGCACAACCAATTGATTGGGATGCAAAAGATGCTGAATTGGAATCTGGTTCTATTGATTGTATTTGGAATGGATTTACAATAAATGGTCGTGAAAATGATTACACATGGTCTGATGCATACATTGACAATAAGCAAGTTATTGTTGTAAAATCTGACTCTGATATTTCTTCTTTAGATGATCTAAAAGGTAAAACTGTAGAAACTCAAAAAGATTCCTCTGCTTTAGGTGCTCTTGAAGGAGACAATAAAACTTTAGCAGATACATTTGCAACCTTAACTCAAGTAGCTGATTATAATACTGCATTTATGGATTTAGAATCTGGAGTATGTGATGCTGTAGCTATTGATATTGGAGTTGCTCAATACCAAGTAAGTTCTAAAGAGAATCCTGATGATTATACTATTTTAAATGATACTATTTCATCTGAACAATATGGTATTGGATTTAAAAAAGGAAATACTGATTTAAAAGATCAGGTACAAAAAACTTTAGACGAAATGTTTAAAGATGGTACTGTAGCTAAAATTGCTGAAAAATATAGTGATTCTGGTGTTCCTGGGTCATTAATTACAAAATAA